The nucleotide window AGCAGCCTTGTTCAAGCGCCCCATGGTCATCGCCTACCGCATGCATCCGTGGAGCTGGCGCCTGATGCGCGGCAAGCAGTTGCAGCCCTGGGTGGGCCTGCCCAACATCCTGTGCCGCGACTTCATTGTTCCCGAGCTGCTGCAGGACGCGGCCACGCCGCAGGCCCTGGCTGCCGCGGCGCTCGACTGGCTGGACGCCGCGCAGAGCGATCCGGCGCGGCTGGCCGCGCTGCACGACCGCTTCGCCGCGCTGCACGGGAGCCTGCGGCGCGACACCCCACGCCTTGCCGCCGATGCCGTGCGCACACTTTTGGAGGCCTGAACAGATGAGCCTGGACTGGTTCAAACCCGGCCTGCTGGCGGGCGTGGACGAGGCCGGCCGCGGTCCCCTGGCCGGCCCGGTGGTGGCGGCCGCAGTCATCCTCGATGACGCGCGCCCCATCGCCGGCCTGGCCGACTCCAAGGCCCTCAGCGTCGCGCGCCGCGAGCGGCTGTACGACGACATCTGCGCGCACGCGCTGTGCGTGAGCATCGCGCAGGCCAGCGTCCACGAGATCGACGAGCTGAACATCCTGCAGGCGACGCTGCTGGCCATGCGCCGCGCCGTCGCCGGCTTGCGCCTGAAACCCGCGCGCGTGCAGGTCGACGGCAACCGCCTGCCGGTGCTGGACGTGCCGGCCGAGGCCATCGTGCGCGGCGACGCGCGCGTGGCCGCCATCTCGGCGGCATCCATCCTGGCCAAAGTCACGCGCGACCGCTGGTGCCGGCAGCTGCACGACCAATACCCGCACTACGGTTTTGCCAGCCACAAGGGTTACGGCACAGCCGAGCATCTGGCGGCGCTGGCCCGGCACGGCGCCTGCCCCGAGCATCGGCGCTCCTTTGCCCCGGTGGCGCGCACCCTACAACAAGCCTCCCTCTGCGCCTGATGCCCACGCCCGCGCCGTTCATCCTCGTGCAGTCAGCCGGCAACGCGCTGGTCAAGGAGCTGCGCCGCCTCGCGCACGACAGCACCGCCTATCGCAAGGCGGGCCGTGTCTGGGTCGAGGGAGACCACCTGTGCAGCGCGGCCCTGGCGCGTGGCCGCAAACCAGCCTTGGCGGTGTTTTCTGAGTCTTATTGGCCTCGGGTCGGCGTGGAATATACGCAAGCAGCTATGAAAAACATAGTGATTGCCGACGCGCTGTGGGCGGCCATCACCGCGCTGGAGTCGCCCGCCCATATGGGCTTCGTGCTCGATCTGCCGGGCGACGCGCGCCTTGTGCCCGATGCGCCCACCGTGGTGCTGGATCGGCTGCAGGACGCCGGCAACGTCGGCTCCATCCTGCGCAGCGCGGCAGCGTTCGGCTTTACA belongs to Melaminivora suipulveris and includes:
- a CDS encoding TrmH family RNA methyltransferase, whose product is MPTPAPFILVQSAGNALVKELRRLAHDSTAYRKAGRVWVEGDHLCSAALARGRKPALAVFSESYWPRVGVEYTQAAMKNIVIADALWAAITALESPAHMGFVLDLPGDARLVPDAPTVVLDRLQDAGNVGSILRSAAAFGFTQIAAIKGTAALWSPKVLRAGMGAHFGLRLVEALDETALAEQLQVPLLATSSHQGDHLHRAKLPWPCGWVLGHEGQGVSPTLEGRAAQRIRITQPGGEESLNVAAAAAICLHASTAARAGASAGPASGCESAAPP
- the rnhB gene encoding ribonuclease HII, which gives rise to MPCAHFWRPEQMSLDWFKPGLLAGVDEAGRGPLAGPVVAAAVILDDARPIAGLADSKALSVARRERLYDDICAHALCVSIAQASVHEIDELNILQATLLAMRRAVAGLRLKPARVQVDGNRLPVLDVPAEAIVRGDARVAAISAASILAKVTRDRWCRQLHDQYPHYGFASHKGYGTAEHLAALARHGACPEHRRSFAPVARTLQQASLCA